Within Butyrivibrio fibrisolvens, the genomic segment TCTATTGCTACAATAGGCGAGAAAAGCATTTGGAGCACTTCTTGTTTTCTTGTCGGATAATTGGAATGGGGATAGAACAATATATTTATAATGCAATCGGCTGTCCTGAATTTACCATCAAAGAACCTGTGGTTATACCACTTACGCATAATAAAAAAGTAGATTGGATACATGAGAATGATTTTAAAGGAGATAGTACTACTAATCAACAAGGTCAAATTCGTATTCTGTTCAAAGGCCCCTGTGACTTGAGCGGTATAGAAGTTTATCTATCAGGTGGAAGTATTACTACTGAGTTCAATTATGTTAATGATAATGGTGTTGTAACAACAGGTCAGAACCATTCGATACATATCAGAGAAAGCTATGAATTGGGGCAGCAGGAAATAGATGATATTATTACATCCGCGCCTTTTTTGTCAGATGGAGATTTTACCACTAAATTATTTGAGAGCGAATATCATATTATTTGCTATAGCCTACTTCAGGATCTCAATGCAGGACTATATCAAAACAAAAAAACAGGCAGATATATTAGTTTTAGTGATAAGAGGACTGACATAACAAATCCGGATGTGTGGGATGATTTGATAAACGGGAGAGTTCAGAATCACGGATACAAATTTACACGAAAAGAACTTGAACTTTTTTCAGAAAAGTGGAAATTTATCGGCGCTATAGCACCCACTATGCTAATTGAGAATCTGGATTTTATTGTAAATCATGTAAAAGGTAGTCCGACAATTATTTTGTTAACAGGAAGCGAAAAAACATTTGGTGATGAAGGCCCGGAACTATCAGAAATGGCTCAGGTTTATAGAAACATAAAGCCTGTCATTATTGATTTTGCTGATAGACATCCGAATGTAAAAGTCATAAATCCATCAGAATTCATTAAATGCCGGGATGATTATGCAGACAATATAAATCATTATAGTAAGAATATTCAGTTTGAAATTGCAGGTAGAATATGTGAAGTCATAAATGACAAAGTAGATGAATTATCCAAAAGAATATGAAGATTGACTATATCGATGATCACATATAAAGGAGATTATGTATGTTACCGGTATTGGTGCTTGCACATAATTCATTCAGTCAGGTAAAAAAAACAATAGATAGTATAAGAAAGCATGCTGCCCAAATAGAAGACCTTCAAGTGATAGTTGTTGATAATGCCTCGACTGATGGATTATCAGAATGGATAAAAGAAAATACAGATCTGTCGTATGTGTACTTTGAAAATGGTATGGAGCCATGGGGAAGTGTTTTAAATCAGGTGATAAAAGAATTTGATTTTGATTCGTATTTCATTATATTAAGAGCCGGCTTTATGATCACACCTTATTATTTTGAACGCTTATCAGATATGGCCTGTAGTTATAGTAAAACATGTGCGATAGCTTCTATAGTAACTAATTCTGATAATTATTCACAGCAGCCGATATCAATTATTGATAGCTATGAAAAAGCAGTTGCGTATTCAAATGAACATTTTGGTGATATAGCTGAACGTACGATGGGAATAAATACAGGAGCAGTAATGCTTTCGGTTGATAGCTATGAGCAAATATCTGGCTTTCAAGACGATATCTGGTCTCTTATAGTGAATTTTAAGATTCTTTCAATAAAACTTCTGCTTCAAGATATTCCTATCATGATTTGTCGTAGTGCAGTTCTATATGGAGATAATGATATAAGCTATGAACACAATGATTCTTTGATACATTATGGACAGGACTGTGTAAAAGCAGAAGATCATTATCATATGCATTATTTTAATGTCGATGGCAATATGAATTTACTTCCGCTAATAGAAGCACCGACTGATTCAAGCATAGTTGTAATGGAAATAGGATGTGATTGTGGTGCAACCCTTAATATTATAAAAAACAATTATCCCAATTCTATTACATATGGTGTGGATATTGCACCTGATCCAATTGAAATCGCAAAACATATCATAGATAAAGCATTTGTTGCCAATATAGAATCTGAAGATTTGGATATACCTGAGTCGAGCTTTGATTATATCATTTTCGGTGATGTGTTAGAACACTTGCATGATCCTTTAAAGACACTTAGATATGCAAAAAAATACCTTAAAAAGGATGGAAAAATAATAGCAAGTATACCGAATCTTATGAATATATCTGTAATGAAACAGCTTATTCATGGCGATTTTACTTATACTGAAACGGGGCTTTTAGATAAAACTCATATACATTTTTTTACTTATAACGAAATAAAAAAATATTTAAAGAAGCCGGATTCAATACTAGTATTAGTGGAATAAGCTCTCCTATAAGCACAGAAGACAGTGACATTATAGATAAGCTTCTTCAAATTGATGATACACCCGAAAGATTTATGTATGAAACATTTCAATATTTAGTAAGAGCTGATCAGGTTGTTTATGAAGAGGATACTTGATATTATAGCAATTTTGAGGAAACTGATGATCTAATGCTTGATAAATGAGAGTAATTAGCCGAAATAATAAATGTATATAAAGCCTGATGCTCTTGGAAGAATAAAAGACGAATATATCATTAGTAATTTGACTTTTTTAGGAGGATAGGTTTGAAAGTGTTCCACTTTCAAACCCAAATTGGTGTCGCGAGCTCCACCAATTTGAACCATTAGTCACTCGTTTCACTCGCGACATGAGGTTAAAAATGGCACTGACAAACCCATATTCACAATATGCTAATAATAAAATTATGTCTGCATCTGGACCTGAACTTACACTTATGCTATATGAAGGGGCAATTAAATTCTGTAATAGAGCAGAAAGTGCAATTGAAAAAAAAGACATTGAAACGGCACATAATAATATCAAGAAGGTTCAGAATATAATATCCTATCTAAGGGAAACTCTTAATATGAAGTATTCTACTGCCAAGGATTTCGAGAATATATATGTGTATCTTACAAGACGCCTTGTAGAAGCTAATATGCACAAAGATATTGAAGTATTGCAAGAAGTTAACAAACATCTGCATTCTGTAAGAGATACTTGGATTGAAGTTATGAAGGCCAATAATATACCTATTCCAAATCAATATATGAATAAATCTGGAAATAATTGAAATAATGATTATTAAAGATCGGCTATATTTTTTGTAAATTAGCCGGTCTTTATTTTCATTAATTTTTGTGGATAAAAAGCCGATAAATATGCATAAAAGGAAAAATAAAAACCAATATCTATGTAAGCTTCATGATCGGAGGATTGCATGGAGACTTCAATAAAAGAATTTTTAGGTACAAAGGATCTGACGCTTGCAGAAGTTATGAACAAAATCAGCATTAATAGAAAAGGATGTTTGTACATTTTAGGAAGTCGTAAACAGCTTTGCGGCTCTATTTCTGATGGAGATATTAGAAGATGGATCATGAAGACCGGTAACTTGAATGGGACTGCAGGCGATATTATGAACAAAAATCCTATAACCCTCACTGTGGCTGATAAAGCGCTTGCACCAAGACTTATGCAGAAAGCAACAATTAGGTCTGTTCCAATAGTTGATAACGATAAAAGAATTATAGATATAGTCTTTTTAGATGACTTCCGTCATCGTGCAAGGAAAGATCATACTTTGAATGATATCCCTATTATTATTATGGCAGGAGGAAAGGGAACAAGACTTTATCCATATACTAAAATTCTGCCAAAGCCGCTTATACCTATAGGCGATATTCCAATATTAGAACGAATTATAAATAGATTTTGCGATTATGGTGCAGGTGAGTTTTATATCACAATTAATTATAAAAAAGAGATGATAAAATCGTACTTTAATGATATAAGCCCTGCCTATAAGATTCATTATGTTGAAGAGAACAAACCACTTGGGACAGCCGGAAGTATAAGCCTCATAGATGACAAGTTAAATGGGCCTGTAATCGTGACTAATTGCGATATTCTTATAGATACAGATTACAAAGCTTTATAAAAAGTCATTTAGATTCCGGTAATGCTATGACAATAGTAGCATCAGTACAGAATACTGTAATTCCTTATGGAGTGATACAGACATCAAGTGATGGAGTAATTGATAGAATTGATGAAAAACCAAGGCTGTCTTATCTCATAAATACAGGAATGTACATAATTGATGCTAAGTATCTTAATCTTATTCCTCAAGATACCTTTTTTCACATGACCGATCTTATTTCAAAGTTGCAGAAAGAGAATATCAAAGTTGGAAGCTACCCGATTGGCGAAGGTTCGTTTCTGGATATGGGTCAGTTCGAAGAACTGAAGAAGATGGAAGACAGAATCACAGGGGGTGATGTGGTTGAATGATACATTAGATATCATAGATGATATAGATCGTATAAGTACATTTTTGTATCAAAATAAAGAAAAAGAAGGAATGGACGAATATATGGATGTTATCAAAAGAATCATTGCGATAATATCTCCATATGTTGCAACAGGAAATTCTGATTATGTTGAAATGATAGATATTATCAATGAAGGAATAGATGCATATAAGCACCTTGATTGCATAGGGATGGCAGATACGCTTGTCATGATAAAGGATAGACTTTATGAGCAAAACATATGAAAGAAATATCCGGGCCATAAAAAAAGGGGCATTTTTGTCTGATAAAGACATGGATAAGGTGAAAATATCCAAAAATGTTTCTTTTATGAAGGATATGCATGATAATCTCATACCATGTATTACAAAAGACGGATATACATATGCCCTTTCAAGTAAAGTGGACGCAGAAAAGTCTTCAGAGTGCTTTTCTTTGTTTTTTAATGAAATAAAGCCTATGGAGACTTATTGTATTTTTGGCATTGGAGATGGACGGGCTGCCGGAAAGTTTCTGGACAGGCTATACGACAATGACATATTACTTTTACTGGAACCGGATATAGAAGTGCTGCGTGCAAATATGGAGAAATTTGACTATTCAGGCTTTCTTAATAAAAAGAATTGCATAATAGTTGCCGGCAAGAAGCAGATAATATCAGAACTGGGACAGGTCATAGGCTCTTCTATTAATGCCGGGATGAAAACCGCCATAAAATATCTTATAAGTCCGGGCTATGATGTACTTTTTAATGAAGAATGCAGGAAGTGCATCAATACAATTGACTATGTTGTTAAGACATTTATCTATTCCCGGAATACTTCTATCTTTATGAATGACAGCACCAATATCAATATAGTTCATAATATCCCCTATTTTATCAAACGTCCGGATTTATATACACTGATAAAAAGGATCAAAAAGCAAAAGCTCAATAAATATCCGGCAATACTTGTTAGTGCAGGGCCGTCACTTGATAAGAACATCGCAGATCTTAAGCTGGCAGATAAGAAAGCTTTTATAGTAGTTGTAGATTCTGCGCTTAAGACTATGGCTTTTAATGGAATCAATTACCAGATAGGATATACAATTGATGCTGTAAAACCCTTTTCTGTTTTTGATGATACTACAGTACTATCAAAGCCTATAATAGCAACAGTTGTATCAAGTGCTGAGGTAGTTAAGAACTGTAACAATATTATTTTTGATTTTGCTGATGGCTATGTAATAGGCAATTCATTACTAAAAGATTATTCATCACATGATTTACTTGCATCTGAATCAGGAGGTTCCGTATCCACGAGCGCATTTTCGTTTCTGCTTATGGCAGGCTTTAAGACCATAATACTGGTCGGCCAGGATCTTGCATTTACCGGTGGAGTAGGACATGCCCAAGGATTTGCTTTACAGGAAACAGCTGAACAGGTCAAACAGCGTTCTACCTGCACTGTAGAGGGATGGGATGGCTCTGAGCTAAGTACCGACCATCAGATGAAATTCTACCTTGAATGGTTTGAAAATAAAATTCAGGAAATCGGTAAAAAAGTTACAGTAGTAAATGCTACAGAGGGAGGTGCAAGAATAAATGGCTCCGTTTTGATGACTTTGAAAGATGCAATTTCTAAATATTGTACAGGTGTTATGGACTTAGATGTAGCTATCAGTAATCTGCCACGTTCTTTAAATAAAAAGCAAACCATTGAATGTGAGAATAGCCTAAAAGAGCTTCCCAAAAACTCACTATATTTTCTAAAAAATTGACGAAATATGAAAATGCCTATAGGAAAATGAATGATTTTATTAAAGAAGGTGTGACTAAGACAGATGACTTTAATAAAGTATACAGAATAGTAAGTAAAGCAAATAAGATGGAGCAAAATGAACCTTTATATAACTTTGTGACTTTATTCGGTCAAAAGAGCGATTATAGTTTCAAAGATATAGTAATGGATACCGAAAAGCCAATGGAGGAAGTTCTATTATCAGCAGCTGATTATATGGGGATGTTAAAAGAAAACATCTCGGAAATTATCAAATTAATAAAAAAATATTGGTAGATAGGGTTAAGAATCTGATTATTCTACCGATAATTATGTTGTAAAGGAGCAGGACAACCTGCTCGAAACAGCAAATTGAAAGCACGGATGCTTTCAAAGTTCTTTTCAAGGAGGAAAAAACTATGGTAGTACAACACAACACAACTGCAATGAATGCACAGAGACAGCTTGGTATCACAACTGGTATTCAGGCAAAATCATCTGAGAAGCTTGCATCAGGTTACAAGATTAACCGCGCAGCAGATGATGCAGCAGGTCTTGCAATATCTGAAAAGATGAGAAGACAGATCAGAGGCCTTTCACAGGCATCTGACAATGCTCAGGATGGTATATCTGCAGTACAGACAGCTGAAGGTGCTCTTCAGGAAGTTCAGGATATGCTTCAGCGTATGAGTGAACTTGGCACAAAGGCAGCTAATGATACTCTTACATCAAGTGATCGTAACTATATTCAGAAAGAGGTTAATCAGCTTTCAACTGAGATTACACGTACAGCTACTGCAACTGAATTCAACAACCAGAAACTTCTCAACGGTTCATTTACCGGCAAGAAACTTCAGGTTGGTTCAGAGACAGATTCACAGAATCAGATTACTGTTTCTATCGGCAACATGTCTGCAGGAGCAATCGGTGTTGCTTCAGCTAATGTTCAGGTAACAACTCATTCTAATGCTCTTAAAACTATTAGCAATACAAAGGTTGCTCTTAATTCCATTTCTGAGATGAGAGCTACACTTGGTGCTATGCAGAACAGACTTGAGCATACTATCAAGAATCTTGACAATATCGTTGAGAATACAACAGCTGCTGAATCCCAGATCCGTGATACAGATATGGCTGAAGAGATGGTTAGATATTCGAATAACAACATCCTTGCTCAGGCAGGTCAGTCAATGCTTGCACAGGCTAACCAGTCCAACCAGGGCGTTCTTTCAATCCTTGGCTAATCTCTCTAATTTTAGAATATCTTTTGTTCAAAGTGCATAATTGCAACTACCAAAAGAGGCCCCGGAAACAACACCGGGGCTTCTTTCAGTGACTTAAATCAGCTTAATGATATTTCTATGGATACAGATTATAACGAAATCTGTGGCATGACAGAAAGAGAGATTATAGATAATTTTTCCTATGAGTTAAAAAACTAGAGGATAAAACTGGTATTTCAAATGAAGCATGTTTAGAAAAATTAAAGCACAGTTATGAGGATGATCACTTTTCTTCTGAATGAGCCGGAATATATAATCCCTATAGTGTATTATGTGCTCTTCATTGAACAGATCCAAAATCAAAATTATGTTA encodes:
- a CDS encoding flagellin, which produces MVVQHNTTAMNAQRQLGITTGIQAKSSEKLASGYKINRAADDAAGLAISEKMRRQIRGLSQASDNAQDGISAVQTAEGALQEVQDMLQRMSELGTKAANDTLTSSDRNYIQKEVNQLSTEITRTATATEFNNQKLLNGSFTGKKLQVGSETDSQNQITVSIGNMSAGAIGVASANVQVTTHSNALKTISNTKVALNSISEMRATLGAMQNRLEHTIKNLDNIVENTTAAESQIRDTDMAEEMVRYSNNNILAQAGQSMLAQANQSNQGVLSILG
- the fliS gene encoding flagellar export chaperone FliS, with product MRLKMALTNPYSQYANNKIMSASGPELTLMLYEGAIKFCNRAESAIEKKDIETAHNNIKKVQNIISYLRETLNMKYSTAKDFENIYVYLTRRLVEANMHKDIEVLQEVNKHLHSVRDTWIEVMKANNIPIPNQYMNKSGNN
- a CDS encoding AAA family ATPase — translated: MATTKRGPGNNTGASFSDLNQLNDISMDTDYNEICGMTEREIIDNFSYELKN
- a CDS encoding methyltransferase domain-containing protein — protein: MLPVLVLAHNSFSQVKKTIDSIRKHAAQIEDLQVIVVDNASTDGLSEWIKENTDLSYVYFENGMEPWGSVLNQVIKEFDFDSYFIILRAGFMITPYYFERLSDMACSYSKTCAIASIVTNSDNYSQQPISIIDSYEKAVAYSNEHFGDIAERTMGINTGAVMLSVDSYEQISGFQDDIWSLIVNFKILSIKLLLQDIPIMICRSAVLYGDNDISYEHNDSLIHYGQDCVKAEDHYHMHYFNVDGNMNLLPLIEAPTDSSIVVMEIGCDCGATLNIIKNNYPNSITYGVDIAPDPIEIAKHIIDKAFVANIESEDLDIPESSFDYIIFGDVLEHLHDPLKTLRYAKKYLKKDGKIIASIPNLMNISVMKQLIHGDFTYTETGLLDKTHIHFFTYNEIKKYLKKPDSILVLVE
- a CDS encoding motility associated factor glycosyltransferase family protein, with product MSKTYERNIRAIKKGAFLSDKDMDKVKISKNVSFMKDMHDNLIPCITKDGYTYALSSKVDAEKSSECFSLFFNEIKPMETYCIFGIGDGRAAGKFLDRLYDNDILLLLEPDIEVLRANMEKFDYSGFLNKKNCIIVAGKKQIISELGQVIGSSINAGMKTAIKYLISPGYDVLFNEECRKCINTIDYVVKTFIYSRNTSIFMNDSTNINIVHNIPYFIKRPDLYTLIKRIKKQKLNKYPAILVSAGPSLDKNIADLKLADKKAFIVVVDSALKTMAFNGINYQIGYTIDAVKPFSVFDDTTVLSKPIIATVVSSAEVVKNCNNIIFDFADGYVIGNSLLKDYSSHDLLASESGGSVSTSAFSFLLMAGFKTIILVGQDLAFTGGVGHAQGFALQETAEQVKQRSTCTVEGWDGSELSTDHQMKFYLEWFENKIQEIGKKVTVVNATEGGARINGSVLMTLKDAISKYCTGVMDLDVAISNLPRSLNKKQTIECENSLKELPKNSLYFLKN